The stretch of DNA TTGCAGAGTGCATCGCGAGCAACAACAGCTTCTTCAGTCGGCACAAGTGCATCAGCAGCAGAAGAAAAAccaccagcagcagcatcacCATTGGGACTAAACCCCCCGGAACACGTATGAacgagagaagaaaaaaacaagaacAAGAGCAATTATCGAGCGTGAAATAGTGCGCAAAGAGATCCGCGAGCCAATCAAAGCGAATGAACGTGAATCGTCCCAATAACTTTCCCGCGAGATCCGGTGCCGAACGGACCGATCTCAGTTAGTCCACGCGCCGTGTTAAATTTTTATTGTTTGTtgtttattgtttgttttcgttGGTTTGCCTTTGTTTTCACTGCTGCTTCGGCAGTTAGTTTGTAGTTGTTGTTTAGTTGACTAGTGAATAAGTGTTAGCCAAAATGAAATCGGTTCGAAAGTTAAGTTTACTCCTTTCGGCGCTGCTGCTCATAAGTTTCACAACGGCCCAGTGTCCCTGGCAGCGAGAGGTGCCCGATCTCCAATCGTCGTGTCTATGTGCCTATAACCTCGGACAGGAACTGTCCGTGCAATGTGATCAGGTAAGTGATGGTGGTTCAGCGGAACGCTtccaacaaatattttttcaaccgCGAATTCTCTCACAGGTCGAATTCCCGGTGCTCGTTGAAGCCTTAGATAAGTACGCCCGGGAAAGTCCGCTTGATCTGCTGTATGTTAACAATTCGACCATTGACAAGCTCGAGGCGGGCGTTTTCGAGAACCTCAAGCTGTACAATGTCCAGCTCAGCAGCTGCGACATCCGCAAGATCGACGACTTCGCGTTCAGGGGACAAGAAGACATACTCAAGAATCTCAATCTTCAGGATAATCTACTTGAAGAGGTGCCCATCAAGGCACTCAAAATTCTCAACATTCTAAACTTGTTGGATTTGTCTAAAAATCGAATTCACACCATTCCCAACGATGCCTTCAACGGCTTAACCAAGCTGTCTACGCTTAAGCTGAGCGACAACAATGTAACTTTGGCTCCGTTTTGTTTCCGGGGTCTTGAGTCAAGCCTGAAAAATCTGAATCTCAAAGGTACCAAGCAGAAGCGAGTTCCGGAAGCGGTGCGCGGCTTGAAAACACTTGCCTTCCTGGATCTGTCCCAGAACGGCATCCGAGAGTTACCCGGAGTGGGCGGAATGCGTACCTTCGACGGGTTAGACGCACTGTCCGCACTCAATTTGGAACGTAATCTGATCCAAAGTTTGGGCGAAACTGCCTTTTCCGGTATCCGGAAGTCCCTGAGCTCGCTGAGCTTGCTGAACAACCTCCTGGCGGAGTTCCCCGTAGGTGCTATCCACTCGTTGCGTGAGCTACGAGTGCTCgacattggtttcaatttgctCACCGCCTTGCCAGAGACCGCATTCCGTGGCAATCCAGCCGTAACGCTGCTTGCCCTCGATGGCAATCCCCTTCCAACAGTGCCTGAAAAAGCCCTGCTACATTTGAACCGAACCCTGCGGGGACTATCGCTGGGTGGCAGGTTTCTCCACTGTGACTGCAAGCTGCGATGGGTCGCCGAGTGGATCCGAAATGGTGACCTACAAGTAAGATCGCAACAGATGCTATGAAAACGATACACACTGAACCAATGCTTCATTCCAGGTAACATCCCGCGAGCGTAACCCACAATTTTGTGGATCTCCAAATCGTTTCCGTGACCGTGGCTTCTACTCAATACAACCGGAAGAGTTAACTTGTCCGGATGCGGAAGTCAGCATCGAAGGACCCGTCGGACTTGTTGACTCGCTTCAACTGAAAACAACGACTCCTCCACGAGTGACGACAATTATCACAACACTCCCACCGATAGCGGCCGGGACAACGAACGCCACGACCAGTAGCAGTACAACTGCCCTGTCAACGCCGCCTCCGACAACAATTCCTCCTACCACTGCCCCATCCTCCCAAGAAAcctttccgtcaagttcaacaaCCGATAGCACAACCGCGCTAACGACAACGACGCAATCCACGACCAAACAAAGTACGACTACGACTACCAAAGCTAGCGTAACGAAGAACTGGCGTAACAACAATAACTCGCCGCCGCACAAGCAgaggcctccactggtgctagGATTCCCACCACAACGGGGAACACAGATTGATGACTCCAAGGAGGTGCAGGTCAAGAACGCCTTCAGGTAGATATCGCATACTGGTACCCTAGTTAACGAATCCTCAGTTGCTAACGCCCCCATCTCACAGTTCTAGACAAGACAGCTCGGTCATCATCCAGTGGGACTCGGACACCGCCAACATCCTAGGCTTCCGTGTTGTCTATCGCCTGTTCGGCGATAAGAACTTCAAACAGGGACCACCGCTGGAGGCCAGCGAGCGGGAGTTCAAAATCAAGAACGTACCGACGGCGGAATGCATCATCGTGTGCGTCGTTTCGCTGGAGGAAATCAACGTCTCGCCGGAATCCGTCCCGTACAGTCAGTGTCGGGAGGTGCGAACCGTCTCTTCACCTGCGTCCAACATGGACAAGATCACGATCGCAGCCAGTGCGGCGATCTGTGGCACGATTATCGTGGCGGTGATAGTGTTCATTGCTGCCAGCAGGTATGACCTTTTTGTATTGTTTAACAACTGTTGCACGAACATTTCGAGACCCACATTTTTTTTACCAACAAGCACACTCATGACACTTCTTATCTACACCTTCTTCCCCGTCCGTGATACCTCTGCACGTaccaccccaaaacctccaaaACCTTTCAACACCCCCCCACCGCTGGTTTGCTTCTCACAACAACAAGGATTCTTTTCAGGCGACGCTCGAAGAAGCTACAGTCGCTGTCCCAGCAGAAGAGTGCCCTCCCGATCGCCGGCCTGCCGGTCAACTGTTGCGGCCCAACGCCCAGCCCGAACGGACCGCTCGGATCGCTCGCCACCCTGTCCGCGTTCAACTCGCACAAGGTAAAACGCAGCATTTTCGGCAACCGTAACAAACTAACGATCACTAAGCTTTGAAGGCGTTGTGGAGCATCAGGTGCTCGTATGCGTGGGTGTATGTGTGTTTTGGGGTGTAATATTAATCAGTAACATTAGTAACATTGAGAGTTAAAAGTGGATTCGTGCATAGATTAGACCCATCTCATAAGTTTAtatggggaaaaaatattccgACTATAATCTAGGATCGAGGCTTTTTTGGAAGATTAACCCTAGTTTCGAAGCTTCGTGTACAAATGCTAGTAGTGTTACGATGTTGTAATTAACACTATAATCAGCGTGAAAAGAGAAAAAGCTAACATCTAGACATAAGGATAGCGAAAACTAACACTCAAGTTCTCTAAAAACGGAAGGTGTGATTATTTTGATATTGAAAGAAGTGAACTCACTGCGACACTGATTTTGTGGAAGGAGGGCCACTTCGATGTTTCGTTGGAtggacattagggtgccaataaaaatggtcatctcgagttttaaaaagttaccccataaaaaatgttcaccacctcgaaaaaacaccctatgccaaatatcagcttaatcggacttaacaccttcgtcgcccatagcgattcggtcgagtaactgtattctactacaagccctttcatttgatacccatattgatggggttttgatataATATGTATTCCACCATTTTGTTgcggctgccatcttggattttcaagattatagaatacgcagttttataacgacagcagagataaaggcgtgcttcaaatttcagatcaatcggtcaacaggaacgaggttaaatttctgtttctgtgggacaaccctgcagataaacatacaaacatatttacagtaggtaatgctaaataaaaccgcttaaaagtatagtattaaaactatattattatgtttttgattttttgattattctacataacccatatttacatttaagtgcccattctatcaaattccgtttaaaaatcctattcaatttgaacgaaaaaAGTGTCACCtacatctgggtgacggggcgttcaaagtgttaagggagagtggcgcaaaacggTCAAAGTTGCCAAATATCtgcaaattgcatgaaacgtggagatctagtgtcacctcgaaatttttctttttgtcAAAACTCGACTTTTGTTGATTTGCTtaataatataccctttgcaaaatattagctcattcgaacttcatttactggtgtcacaaacgttaaaatttgagtttttttgaaaaacgaaaaatcactgaaaatcgtggtttaaaaaaaaaaatttgatgacaaatgtcttaaaattgcattattcGTCGAGATTcacagttatctcgattttttttttaatcaaaaaaatgtttttttcggcACTTCGgcaaaatttttttgagataattgtaaatctcaacgtgtcagaattggaatactcggcatgtgttgtgtatcgatagaatttgaatactcttaggcctaaacagttactgtgtaatagataaaaacaaaaacaaaatgtttatcgatggataggaatcttacgcctaaaaatgactacagtgtaatatacaacaatagttatcttaagataaaaatgggtacgaataaattcggctctgttacagctgagttgctaaatgagcctaataaacagatgggatgaaaaaaaaacgtgtcatgcaattttaagacttttggcatcaattttttttcaaacctcgatttccgctgattttttgattttcaaaaaactcaaattttcacgtttgcggcaccagtaaatgaagtccgaatgaactaatatttttgcatagggtatattattgtgcaaatcaacatttcgtagcaagttccgaatgaaaaaccgagataactatttttattggcaccctaaaccatactttcctagagtgtcgatttttgacaaaaaaaattttttcgagatgacactagatctcgacgtgtcatgcaattttaagacatttggcatcaacaattttttttttcagaaaaccccgatttcctttactccccccttgggtgatttttcgattttaaaaaaactctaactttgaccgctttgcgtcactctcccttaagtccgattgagctgatatttggcataggctgttttttcgaggtgatgaacattttgtatagggtaactttttgaaattttcgggtcgattttttcccatacattcattggcaccctattgGACATACATTGGAAAAAGGATACACTGTGAGTCTTACacatacgaggtatggctattaaataacgagagtggttacgaaaaagggttatatattaaaaattacggtacaacgattcaattatactccccttggctcctcacacacaTTTCGAAacagtgctgaaactcttcttttgtgatggcgttcaaaagtcgcgtcgctttttcctttgcctcttctacggactgaaatcgggtacctttcaacacggatttgatcttggggaatagaaaaaagtcgtatggggctagatctggcaagtacggggcatgttcgagcactggaatgcccttatcggctatatattgcttcaccgacagcgcgttatgggcaggtgcgttgttgttcgtgtttttcgtcacacaagatttccgacgcgcactacaaaccacgttccattcaaaccactgctgctcgcaaaatagtgacaaaaacgagttttcgtacgtttatagcagacacttcaagctaccgaatGCACTTTTCCTGTTTCCCCCTCATCCCTTCAGGGCGCCCACCAGGcgcgcagtctcgttatttaatagccatacctcgtatgtgggagtgaccactttgcccccactagctgaccactttacctccaagcaaaaaaaaatgttcgaattatcac from Toxorhynchites rutilus septentrionalis strain SRP chromosome 3, ASM2978413v1, whole genome shotgun sequence encodes:
- the LOC129779760 gene encoding leucine-rich repeat and fibronectin type-III domain-containing protein 3 isoform X1, which codes for MKSVRKLSLLLSALLLISFTTAQCPWQREVPDLQSSCLCAYNLGQELSVQCDQVEFPVLVEALDKYARESPLDLLYVNNSTIDKLEAGVFENLKLYNVQLSSCDIRKIDDFAFRGQEDILKNLNLQDNLLEEVPIKALKILNILNLLDLSKNRIHTIPNDAFNGLTKLSTLKLSDNNVTLAPFCFRGLESSLKNLNLKGTKQKRVPEAVRGLKTLAFLDLSQNGIRELPGVGGMRTFDGLDALSALNLERNLIQSLGETAFSGIRKSLSSLSLLNNLLAEFPVGAIHSLRELRVLDIGFNLLTALPETAFRGNPAVTLLALDGNPLPTVPEKALLHLNRTLRGLSLGGRFLHCDCKLRWVAEWIRNGDLQVTSRERNPQFCGSPNRFRDRGFYSIQPEELTCPDAEVSIEGPVGLVDSLQLKTTTPPRVTTIITTLPPIAAGTTNATTSSSTTALSTPPPTTIPPTTAPSSQETFPSSSTTDSTTALTTTTQSTTKQSTTTTTKASVTKNWRNNNNSPPHKQRPPLVLGFPPQRGTQIDDSKEVQVKNAFSSRQDSSVIIQWDSDTANILGFRVVYRLFGDKNFKQGPPLEASEREFKIKNVPTAECIIVCVVSLEEINVSPESVPYSQCREVRTVSSPASNMDKITIAASAAICGTIIVAVIVFIAASRRRSKKLQSLSQQKSALPIAGLPVNCCGPTPSPNGPLGSLATLSAFNSHKDWDQVSAYSGRSIPRPRIYPMENQAIPDDLHSHVSHFSAVGGKVGKARSIADGQSHHSYSNHSQRGYLGSAFPSNLVNSRPAELRQSRQSLAAASERMSRASYAGSVVHSGPAHSIASSTRRTRPRSRSRDQLNGAHVHTHQHRPGSRYSTAGSTHTLNNYCDTSDNWTDHDMDIYMARNPTARNGGGGMVPL
- the LOC129779760 gene encoding leucine-rich repeat and fibronectin type-III domain-containing protein 3 isoform X2; amino-acid sequence: MKSVRKLSLLLSALLLISFTTAQCPWQREVPDLQSSCLCAYNLGQELSVQCDQVEFPVLVEALDKYARESPLDLLYVNNSTIDKLEAGVFENLKLYNVQLSSCDIRKIDDFAFRGQEDILKNLNLQDNLLEEVPIKALKILNILNLLDLSKNRIHTIPNDAFNGLTKLSTLKLSDNNVTLAPFCFRGLESSLKNLNLKGTKQKRVPEAVRGLKTLAFLDLSQNGIRELPGVGGMRTFDGLDALSALNLERNLIQSLGETAFSGIRKSLSSLSLLNNLLAEFPVGAIHSLRELRVLDIGFNLLTALPETAFRGNPAVTLLALDGNPLPTVPEKALLHLNRTLRGLSLGGRFLHCDCKLRWVAEWIRNGDLQVTSRERNPQFCGSPNRFRDRGFYSIQPEELTCPDAEVSIEGPVGLVDSLQLKTTTPPRVTTIITTLPPIAAGTTNATTSSSTTALSTPPPTTIPPTTAPSSQETFPSSSTTDSTTALTTTTQSTTKQSTTTTTKASVTKNWRNNNNSPPHKQRPPLVLGFPPQRGTQIDDSKEVQVKNAFSSRQDSSVIIQWDSDTANILGFRVVYRLFGDKNFKQGPPLEASEREFKIKNVPTAECIIVCVVSLEEINVSPESVPYSQCREVRTVSSPASNMDKITIAASAAICGTIIVAVIVFIAASRRRSKKLQSLSQQKSALPIAGLPVNCCGPTPSPNGPLGSLATLSAFNSHKDWDQVSAYSGRSIPRPRIYPMENQAIPDDLHSHVSHFSAVGGKVGKARSIADGQSHHSYSNHSQRGYLGSAFPSNLVNSRPELRQSRQSLAAASERMSRASYAGSVVHSGPAHSIASSTRRTRPRSRSRDQLNGAHVHTHQHRPGSRYSTAGSTHTLNNYCDTSDNWTDHDMDIYMARNPTARNGGGGMVPL